The proteins below are encoded in one region of Gammaproteobacteria bacterium:
- the ispC gene encoding 1-deoxy-D-xylulose-5-phosphate reductoisomerase: MKQITMLGATGSIGQSTLDIVARHPDRFRLYALTANSNHQKMVQLCRQFEPDFAVMRDPDSAQQLHESIADLATEVLAGEDGLARVAAADEVDVVVAAIVGAVGLMPTLSAVRASKRVLLANKEALVMAGALFMDEVQRYNAELLPVDSEHNAIFQCLPPGSIGKGVAGEGVRKIFLTGSGGPFRDTELESLENATPEQACDHPNWDMGPKISVDSATMMNKGLELIEACWMFAVDHTEVEILLHRQSIVHSMVAYNDGSVIAQMGNPDMRTPIANALAWPDRMESGVEPLNFLQVSHLDFSQVDDRRYPCLALAREAWHQGGTSTTVLNAANEIAVEHFLNRQIKFTEIPKMITRVMEQAASLPADDLDVILEADLNARELARKLI, encoded by the coding sequence ATGAAGCAGATTACGATGCTGGGTGCGACCGGGTCGATCGGGCAATCCACGCTCGATATTGTTGCACGACACCCCGACCGGTTTCGACTTTATGCACTGACCGCGAATAGTAATCATCAAAAGATGGTGCAACTGTGCCGTCAGTTTGAACCAGATTTCGCGGTGATGCGTGATCCCGACAGTGCCCAGCAGCTGCACGAGTCGATCGCAGATCTGGCAACTGAAGTTCTGGCTGGCGAAGATGGGCTGGCCAGGGTTGCCGCAGCTGATGAAGTCGATGTTGTCGTCGCTGCCATCGTCGGGGCGGTGGGCCTGATGCCGACCTTGTCCGCGGTTCGCGCGAGCAAGCGCGTGTTACTTGCCAACAAGGAAGCCCTGGTTATGGCAGGGGCCCTGTTCATGGATGAGGTTCAGCGATATAACGCTGAGCTGTTGCCGGTTGACAGCGAACATAATGCAATTTTTCAGTGTCTGCCGCCAGGATCGATTGGTAAGGGCGTTGCGGGTGAGGGTGTACGGAAAATTTTCCTGACCGGTTCGGGTGGGCCATTTCGGGATACCGAGCTAGAATCGCTCGAAAACGCCACCCCGGAACAGGCCTGTGACCATCCGAACTGGGATATGGGACCAAAAATATCGGTGGATTCAGCTACTATGATGAACAAGGGGCTGGAATTGATCGAGGCCTGCTGGATGTTTGCTGTCGATCATACCGAAGTTGAAATTCTGCTGCATCGGCAAAGCATAGTACACTCCATGGTTGCGTATAATGATGGTTCGGTCATTGCGCAAATGGGCAATCCTGATATGCGAACGCCTATTGCCAATGCCCTTGCGTGGCCCGACCGGATGGAAAGTGGAGTTGAACCATTGAATTTTTTGCAGGTCAGTCACCTGGATTTCTCGCAGGTCGATGACAGGCGATACCCATGCCTTGCATTGGCGCGAGAGGCCTGGCATCAGGGTGGTACCAGCACGACGGTATTGAACGCTGCAAACGAGATTGCAGTTGAACATTTCCTGAACAGGCAGATAAAATTTACCGAGATTCCGAAAATGATTACCAGAGTCATGGAGCAGGCAGCAAGCTTACCCGCTGATGATCTGGACGTTATACTGGAAGCGGATTTGAATGCGCGTGAACTGGCACGCAAGCTTATTTAA
- the rseP gene encoding RIP metalloprotease RseP yields MDFLGIIYSILAFIVAIGVLVTVHEFGHFWVARKLGVKVLRFSVGFGKPMWLKKAGADETEYVIATIPLGGYVKMLDEREGDVAEHELERAFNRKSLWRRFAIVAAGPAFNFLFAIVAYYLIFLSGVSGFKPVVGEINNPSPAYTAGIQQGDLILSVNGLKTRTWERARFAMLEESVSAEELVLQVQDQDLQIRDKVIDISDLELLQEEQIDLMRDLGMSTWRPRVPPIIAEVLPDGAAQQAGLRAEDKILALDNIKIESAQQWVDLIRDNAGIEMELRVLRDGRELELRLMPRSRTEAGETYGYIGVRNRIEIPESIRLEMMVTERYGPLDGLTEALDKTWRMTWLTLRVLGKLVTGEASVRNLSGPITIAHYAGLSARIGLEPFMGFLAIISISLGVLNLLPVPMLDGGHLFYYLVEAIKGSPVSEATEIIGQKIGILLLFCLMTIAIYNDLLRLVE; encoded by the coding sequence ATGGACTTCCTTGGCATTATCTACAGTATTCTCGCCTTCATAGTGGCAATCGGCGTGCTGGTTACCGTGCACGAATTTGGTCATTTCTGGGTTGCTCGCAAGCTGGGCGTCAAGGTATTACGATTTTCGGTTGGTTTTGGCAAACCAATGTGGCTCAAAAAAGCCGGTGCCGATGAAACTGAATACGTGATTGCCACGATCCCCCTTGGTGGTTACGTCAAGATGCTGGATGAGCGCGAAGGCGACGTAGCGGAACACGAACTGGAGCGGGCTTTCAATCGAAAATCATTATGGCGTCGCTTTGCGATCGTGGCGGCTGGACCGGCATTTAACTTCCTGTTTGCCATTGTCGCCTACTACCTGATATTTCTGTCTGGTGTCAGCGGTTTCAAACCGGTTGTCGGGGAAATCAATAATCCGAGCCCTGCCTATACAGCTGGGATTCAGCAAGGTGACCTTATACTCTCGGTCAATGGGCTCAAAACCAGGACCTGGGAGCGAGCCCGATTCGCAATGCTGGAGGAATCGGTGAGTGCAGAGGAGCTTGTCCTGCAGGTACAGGATCAGGATTTACAAATTCGCGACAAGGTGATTGATATAAGCGACCTGGAGCTGCTTCAGGAAGAGCAGATCGATCTGATGCGGGACCTCGGCATGTCTACCTGGAGGCCCAGGGTTCCACCCATTATCGCTGAAGTGCTCCCCGATGGCGCTGCACAGCAGGCCGGTTTACGCGCCGAAGACAAAATCCTGGCGCTAGATAACATTAAGATCGAAAGCGCCCAGCAATGGGTTGATTTAATTCGTGATAATGCCGGCATCGAGATGGAGCTTAGGGTATTACGCGACGGCAGGGAACTTGAACTGAGATTGATGCCGCGAAGTCGTACCGAGGCCGGCGAAACCTATGGCTACATCGGCGTTCGCAACCGAATCGAAATACCCGAGTCGATCCGTCTCGAAATGATGGTGACCGAGCGCTACGGACCACTGGATGGGCTAACAGAAGCCCTGGACAAGACCTGGCGCATGACCTGGCTTACCCTTCGGGTACTGGGTAAGCTCGTGACCGGGGAGGCAAGCGTTAGAAACCTCAGTGGTCCGATCACGATTGCGCACTATGCCGGGCTCTCGGCGCGCATTGGACTGGAACCCTTTATGGGATTCCTCGCAATTATCAGCATTAGTCTCGGTGTTTTAAACCTGCTACCGGTGCCGATGCTGGACGGCGGTCACCTGTTTTACTATCTGGTTGAAGCAATAAAAGGCAGTCCCGTATCAGAGGCAACCGAGATTATCGGGCAAAAGATTGGCATTTTGCTGCTTTTTTGCCTGATGACCATCGCAATTTATAACGATTTGTTGCGCCTGGTAGAATAA
- the bamA gene encoding outer membrane protein assembly factor BamA codes for MRISIWVGAVALWTISCWAHADSFTVESIEVIGNKKITVGTVLSYLPVNVGEALDTDNTPELIRELYSTGFFDDIELLRSGNALIIKVVERPSIAEVNFEGNDDIEDEALEQALDQVGMSKGRIFNENQLEKLELELQQIYYSLGKYAARIEASWRVLDENRVAIDISISEGLSATIRSINITGNQTYDEEELLDLFELEPSSAGMFPSDEYSSTKLSADLETLKSFYLDRGFIQFDVISQQVTISPDRKDFSIAISIREGEQFKLSRLEVGGELVVDAAELLALINIREGEVFSRKKINQVIETMQKRLGEDGYAFAKIRVRNEIDEENKTVSLQFLVIPGNKMRVRYVNFYGNEKTKDLVLRREMRQFEGEIYQRSKVDRSKVRLQRLNYIATVNLSLQKVPGVEDQVDIEVTVVERFSGNLSLGVGYSQVQGVIVNLGFKHENIFGSGNSVDLTFDNSASTERYGFKYENPYYTANGVSRGFNFSFAETDASENNTSNYLLDRISLSVDYGIPLSEFNTLRFEAGALQTQIETSSESSDEVFEFIIANSDEYDESTPRSEIEDETFDTFFSTVGLAKDTRNRRVFADSGHLNSVSLEVQTGDLDFYKVRYRHQTAYKLSETFTFSFKGRIGYGEGLEDYDDLPIYERFFAGGPRSVRGYEQNSLGPLDSTDDPLGGNFQVVTSAEVLFPLEYLGSSETFRLGVYFDAGNVFEDVDAYELDELRQSVGLSAKWFSVIGPIEFSYAFPVNDESGDDTRNFQFLLGATF; via the coding sequence TTGAGAATTTCCATCTGGGTCGGTGCAGTGGCGCTGTGGACGATTTCCTGCTGGGCGCATGCTGACAGTTTTACGGTCGAAAGTATCGAGGTTATCGGTAACAAGAAGATTACCGTCGGTACGGTCCTTAGCTATCTTCCAGTCAATGTGGGTGAGGCCCTCGATACGGACAACACGCCCGAACTCATCCGTGAACTTTACTCTACCGGTTTTTTTGACGATATTGAATTGCTCAGAAGCGGTAATGCCCTGATCATCAAGGTGGTCGAGCGGCCGTCGATTGCCGAAGTTAATTTTGAAGGTAATGACGATATTGAAGACGAGGCACTGGAACAGGCACTGGACCAGGTGGGAATGTCCAAGGGCAGAATATTCAACGAAAACCAGCTCGAAAAACTTGAACTGGAGTTACAACAGATTTATTACTCGCTGGGTAAATATGCGGCCAGGATTGAGGCCAGCTGGCGTGTTCTGGATGAGAATCGCGTGGCTATTGATATCAGCATATCCGAAGGTCTGTCAGCAACTATAAGGTCGATTAATATCACCGGTAATCAAACCTACGACGAAGAAGAGTTACTCGATCTTTTCGAACTGGAACCATCCAGCGCCGGTATGTTCCCGTCCGACGAGTACTCCAGCACCAAGCTATCTGCCGACCTGGAGACTCTCAAATCATTCTACCTTGATCGGGGGTTTATCCAGTTTGACGTCATCTCTCAACAGGTTACCATCAGCCCGGACCGCAAGGACTTCAGCATTGCTATCAGTATTCGCGAGGGCGAGCAGTTCAAGCTTAGCAGACTCGAGGTTGGCGGAGAACTGGTGGTCGATGCCGCTGAATTATTGGCGCTAATAAATATTCGTGAGGGGGAGGTTTTTTCGCGTAAGAAAATTAACCAGGTAATCGAGACAATGCAAAAGCGCCTTGGTGAAGATGGTTATGCCTTCGCTAAAATCAGGGTCCGGAACGAAATTGACGAGGAGAATAAAACGGTTTCGCTGCAGTTTCTTGTTATACCGGGTAATAAAATGCGGGTTCGCTATGTCAATTTTTACGGTAACGAAAAAACCAAGGATCTCGTGTTGCGAAGAGAGATGCGCCAGTTCGAAGGAGAGATATATCAGCGCTCGAAAGTCGATCGTTCAAAGGTTCGCTTGCAGCGGTTGAACTACATTGCAACGGTTAATCTCAGCCTGCAAAAAGTTCCCGGTGTCGAGGACCAGGTTGATATCGAAGTGACAGTGGTTGAGCGATTTTCAGGCAACCTGTCACTCGGCGTCGGTTATTCCCAGGTGCAGGGCGTAATAGTGAATCTTGGTTTTAAACACGAGAATATTTTTGGCTCCGGTAACTCCGTTGACTTAACGTTTGATAACTCCGCCTCGACGGAGCGCTATGGTTTTAAATATGAGAATCCATATTACACAGCCAACGGGGTTAGTCGAGGTTTCAATTTCTCCTTTGCCGAAACAGATGCGTCAGAAAACAATACCAGTAATTATCTGCTCGATCGCATCAGTCTGTCAGTCGATTATGGTATTCCATTGTCCGAGTTTAATACACTCAGGTTCGAGGCCGGCGCACTGCAAACTCAAATCGAGACCAGCAGCGAATCGTCCGACGAGGTATTCGAATTTATTATTGCCAACAGTGACGAGTACGACGAATCAACACCTCGGTCCGAGATTGAAGACGAAACTTTCGATACCTTCTTCAGCACCGTTGGTTTGGCCAAGGATACTCGTAACCGAAGAGTCTTTGCTGATTCGGGACATCTCAACAGTGTCAGCCTGGAAGTTCAGACCGGGGATCTCGATTTCTATAAAGTGAGATACCGTCACCAAACGGCCTATAAGTTAAGCGAAACCTTCACCTTTTCTTTCAAGGGCAGAATAGGCTATGGTGAAGGCCTGGAGGATTACGACGACCTGCCGATCTATGAAAGGTTTTTCGCCGGTGGCCCGCGCTCCGTCAGGGGTTATGAACAAAACAGCCTGGGTCCACTGGACAGCACCGATGATCCTCTTGGTGGTAATTTCCAGGTTGTTACCTCAGCGGAAGTCCTGTTTCCTCTCGAGTATCTCGGCAGTTCAGAAACTTTCAGGCTTGGGGTATACTTCGACGCCGGGAATGTATTTGAAGATGTCGATGCTTACGAGTTGGACGAGTTAAGACAATCGGTCGGCCTGTCGGCCAAGTGGTTCTCGGTTATCGGACCGATCGAGTTCAGTTATGCGTTTCCGGTTAATGATGAATCTGGTGATGACACCAGAAACTTTCAATTCCTGCTGGGTGCAACATTTTAG
- a CDS encoding OmpH family outer membrane protein, translating to MKRFIYSFLILPALLFFQPVPAQEPTYKIGFVNTARVLKEAPQARRVEERLKAEFEPREAQLKQKRQEILALEDQLKSDSTLSANARRKLEREIRLKVSQLKFLEQEFREDQNLRRNEEIRELQQVISKVLKMQGDDQKFDLILTEGVSYVSDRIDITADTIEMLKQISESGEEAQ from the coding sequence TTGAAGCGCTTCATCTACTCATTCTTAATATTGCCTGCTTTGCTGTTTTTTCAGCCGGTACCTGCACAGGAGCCGACCTACAAAATAGGTTTTGTAAACACGGCTCGCGTGCTCAAAGAAGCACCGCAGGCACGCCGGGTCGAAGAGCGCCTCAAGGCGGAATTCGAGCCTCGTGAAGCCCAGTTAAAACAAAAACGCCAGGAAATTCTTGCACTTGAAGACCAGTTGAAATCGGATAGCACGCTAAGTGCCAACGCTCGCCGAAAGCTCGAACGTGAAATCAGGCTCAAGGTGAGCCAGTTGAAATTCCTCGAGCAGGAATTTCGTGAAGATCAGAATTTGCGACGTAACGAAGAGATTCGCGAGTTGCAGCAGGTCATTTCCAAGGTTCTAAAAATGCAGGGCGATGATCAAAAGTTCGATCTGATACTGACCGAAGGGGTCAGCTATGTCTCTGACCGGATCGATATTACCGCAGATACCATCGAAATGTTGAAGCAGATTTCAGAATCCGGCGAAGAAGCGCAATAG
- the lpxD gene encoding UDP-3-O-(3-hydroxymyristoyl)glucosamine N-acyltransferase has product MSLNLQQLAKILELEYRGEAGLEINGVASPKSAQPGELCFIQDRKFLDEISTSHCSVVILPAALAAKLESKSLLLSENPQYSFVQAIKALEIESTHDATNNIHPSALIADSASLGSGVKIGAQVVIEDDVEVGAGTSIGAGSIIEAGVVVGNQCLLHSRVTLGRSVTLGDRCILHPGVVIGSDGFGLVMHEQRWEKIPQLGSVYIGGDVEIGANTTVDRGALDDTIIEHGCKLDNQIQVAHNVHIGAHTAIAACVGIAGSAIIGSHCKISGAAVVLGHLSVADNVTITAMSLVTKDIREPGVYSSGTPLLENSLWHRCNARYKSLEKLAQTVTRLDKTGK; this is encoded by the coding sequence ATGAGTCTAAACCTGCAACAACTGGCCAAGATCCTGGAACTCGAGTATCGCGGTGAAGCCGGATTGGAGATCAACGGTGTTGCTTCTCCAAAGTCGGCACAGCCCGGCGAATTGTGTTTTATTCAGGATCGAAAATTCCTGGATGAAATCAGCACCAGTCACTGCAGCGTTGTTATTCTGCCGGCAGCACTCGCAGCGAAGCTTGAAAGCAAGTCGTTGTTGCTTTCCGAGAATCCTCAATACAGCTTTGTACAGGCGATAAAGGCGCTTGAGATCGAATCGACACATGACGCTACCAACAATATTCATCCGAGCGCATTAATAGCCGATAGCGCCAGCCTGGGCAGTGGGGTAAAAATCGGTGCCCAGGTTGTAATCGAGGATGATGTTGAGGTGGGCGCAGGAACCTCGATCGGGGCCGGTTCAATAATTGAAGCTGGAGTGGTTGTCGGGAACCAGTGCCTTTTGCATAGTCGTGTTACGTTGGGTCGATCGGTAACCCTGGGAGATCGTTGCATATTGCACCCAGGGGTAGTAATTGGTTCTGATGGCTTTGGGCTGGTGATGCATGAGCAGCGATGGGAAAAGATACCGCAACTCGGGAGCGTTTATATCGGGGGTGATGTCGAAATAGGTGCCAACACAACCGTTGATCGAGGTGCATTGGACGATACGATTATCGAGCATGGGTGCAAGCTCGATAACCAGATCCAGGTAGCCCATAACGTGCATATCGGCGCACATACTGCGATTGCAGCCTGCGTCGGAATTGCCGGCAGTGCAATTATTGGCAGCCACTGTAAGATTTCAGGAGCCGCGGTCGTGTTGGGGCACCTCAGCGTGGCGGATAATGTGACGATCACCGCGATGTCTCTGGTGACAAAAGATATCCGTGAACCAGGCGTTTACTCATCGGGTACACCGTTACTGGAAAATAGCCTTTGGCACCGTTGCAACGCGCGCTACAAATCGCTGGAAAAACTGGCGCAAACCGTGACCAGGCTTGATAAAACAGGCAAGTAA
- the fabZ gene encoding 3-hydroxyacyl-ACP dehydratase FabZ, giving the protein MEFDIHKVMELLPHRYPFLLVDRVSEFKQGKSLTAIKNVTINEPFFQGHFPGHPIMPGVLILEAMAQATGLLAFSSMGDAHKSKLYMLVGIDKARFRGQVVPGDQLVLSISLSRNMRGIGMYQCHASVNGEVVAEAEMMCSAQDRNP; this is encoded by the coding sequence TTGGAATTTGATATTCACAAGGTGATGGAATTGTTGCCGCATCGTTATCCGTTCTTATTGGTGGACCGGGTTAGCGAATTCAAGCAGGGGAAAAGTTTGACGGCGATCAAGAATGTTACGATCAACGAACCCTTTTTCCAGGGGCATTTTCCGGGCCATCCTATTATGCCTGGAGTCTTGATACTCGAAGCGATGGCACAGGCAACCGGGTTGCTCGCTTTTTCGTCGATGGGGGACGCGCATAAATCCAAGCTTTACATGCTTGTCGGCATTGACAAGGCTCGATTCAGAGGTCAGGTCGTTCCGGGTGATCAACTGGTATTGAGTATTTCTCTAAGTCGCAATATGCGAGGTATCGGCATGTATCAGTGCCATGCAAGCGTAAACGGGGAGGTCGTTGCCGAGGCTGAAATGATGTGTTCTGCCCAGGACCGTAATCCATGA
- the lpxA gene encoding acyl-ACP--UDP-N-acetylglucosamine O-acyltransferase produces MIHETAIVDASARIAQDVEIGAYSIVGADVEIASGTVIGPHVVIMGPSNIGRDNRIFQFSSVGEAPQDKKYQGEQTRLELGDRNVIREFVTLNRGTDEGNGVTLIGSDNLFMAYSHVAHDCVVGDHTVFANAASLSGHVEVGDYATLGGFTSVHQFTRIGSKAFCGLGSVVTQDIPPFSTAAGNRARVVGINKEGLKRKGFSENLIRALHKSFRELLKSKGSKQQAFENLQPLCDQYPEVKEFVDFVKNSKRGIAS; encoded by the coding sequence ATGATCCACGAAACCGCTATTGTCGACGCCAGCGCACGCATTGCGCAGGACGTTGAAATTGGCGCCTATAGTATAGTCGGAGCGGACGTGGAGATTGCATCGGGAACCGTAATCGGCCCCCACGTTGTAATTATGGGCCCGAGCAACATAGGACGGGATAACCGTATTTTCCAGTTTTCGTCGGTTGGGGAAGCGCCGCAGGATAAAAAATATCAGGGTGAACAAACCAGGCTGGAACTTGGCGATCGTAACGTAATCCGCGAATTCGTGACTCTCAACCGCGGCACCGATGAAGGTAACGGGGTAACATTGATCGGTAGCGATAACCTTTTTATGGCCTATAGCCATGTTGCGCATGATTGCGTCGTTGGTGACCACACTGTTTTTGCCAACGCTGCCTCGCTGTCCGGGCATGTTGAGGTAGGAGACTATGCGACTCTGGGGGGATTTACCTCGGTGCACCAGTTTACCCGGATCGGAAGCAAGGCTTTTTGTGGCCTTGGCTCGGTTGTTACCCAGGATATCCCACCTTTTTCTACCGCGGCCGGAAATCGTGCCAGGGTTGTCGGAATTAACAAAGAGGGACTAAAAAGAAAAGGTTTTTCCGAGAATTTAATACGCGCCTTGCATAAATCATTTCGTGAACTGTTAAAATCTAAAGGATCTAAGCAGCAGGCATTTGAGAATTTGCAGCCTCTATGTGATCAGTACCCAGAGGTTAAAGAATTCGTCGATTTTGTTAAAAATAGTAAGAGAGGAATAGCCAGTTAG